The nucleotide sequence GTTAAGCAGATTTGACGAAAAATTAAAAGTGTACGATCTTGGCTATATCAATTGCGATAAATTTCCTGAAGAACAGATGAAATCGATGCAAGCCAAGGCTGACGTACGTTATACTGCAACTTATTACCTGGTTTACAAGGATGTTAGGGGCTTGATGAAAGGCCACCAATTGGGCAATAAAATCGAATTCGGCATGGTTCCTCAGAATCGTCCTGCAACCCTTATTGCAGTTGCATTTGACGGCCCACAGGCCTACTTTTTCAGAACTGAATTGTCGCCTGATTCCCCCATGCCGGAAGTTAAATTACAAGCCTCCAATGAAAAGTTTGTAGACCAGCAATTGGCTCTTTTGAAATAACATTCAACTGAATGGGATTCGTTGATGGTATTGAGTTTTTTGAATTTGGCGGGTCCCATTCGCATGAACAGTTTAGGTAATAAAAAGTTGGGGAAGGCTCATGGTCGGGCTTTCGGCGGTAGTCCTCGCCGCCCTTCGCTAGCGCGGCGGGCGCCTGCGGGCTACCTGCCTCTATCCCTACCCGGACCGAACCCCAAAATTTCACCCTTCGTCCAACTTGATATTGTTTCAAGGGTTTAGTATTGAGGAACATCTACAAACTTCCCTTCCGTAATAGAATGCTCAACTCCATTAATAGCATCTTTCGCCTGAATTGAGAACCTACCCGATACTTTTCCATTCCCAAATTCCGTAATTTCAACAGTCCCCGAATTTCCTTGAATATTTTGTGAACTTCCATTATCATTAATAAAATGCTGGAATTTTGACCCTGACATACTACTCGATTGAGGCTGAATTGCATAATAACCGGATTGGGTACCATAAATATCCAAAGCTATGTTTTTATAATTGGTACCATCAGAACCTTGCCATTCAATTCGGATATGATCAGCACTAATGTAACGCCATTCTGCAGTTACAGCCATGGAAGTATTATCCAAAGAAAAACAAAAATTCCCGCCTTCACATGCCGTATCGCTTGTGTTTGGATCGTTCTTTTTACAGGCAGAGAAAAATAGAATGGGCAGTAGAATCAGGTAAAGAGTTTTTTTCATAGCAATTATTACACAAAGTTATTTCAATTATGTTTTATTCCTGTCACTATTTTAAGGGTATATCCACCGTGACGGTTGTTCCTCGTCCTAAACTGGAATCAAAATGTATACTACCTTGCAAAAACTCCACTCTGGAATACAAATTTCTCAGGCCAATCCCTTCAAAATCCTGAATCTTTGAAGTGTCAAAGCCTTTTCCATTATCTTCAACCATTAAGGTAATTTCATTATCGTGGCGAATTAATTGAATGGTAACATGGTTAGCTTCGGCATGCTTAACAATATTGCTAACAATTTCCTGTAAAACCCTAAACAAAATAGTCTCAGTAGTTTGCTCCAAACGCTCATTTAAGCCAACAATTTCCAAATCTACCTTCAATTTATCGGTGGAAGATATCCGTTGAACAAACTCTCTAACAGCCGAATTTAATCCCGACCTAATCAAGGCATTCGGCATCATGGAATGAGAAACAGACCGAACTTCCTTTACGGTTTCATCAACTAAACCTATCATACCGGTAAAACGTTCTTGCTCTTCTTGACTTTTAAAATTAACTCCGGTTTCCAAGCTGGACAATTGTAGTTTTAAAGCCGAAACCATTTGTCCAACACCATCATGTAAATCCTTGGCAATTCTAATTCTTTCCTTTTCTTCTGCTTCAATTATGGCTCTGTTTTTTTGTTCTTGCAATTTTAAAATTTCAGCATCCATTATTGACTTTTGTTTGCTCTTGTTTCGAATATAAACCAAGGAAAAAACCAAAGCCAGTATAATCAACAACCCAAATACCACTGCAATTACTCCATTCTTTTGAACCAATTTTAACTCCTGTGTAGCAGTTTGTTCTTTGAGTTTTACATTTTCCAATTCCTTTTTCTCCGTTTGGTACTTTACCTCCATTTCCGCTAAAGTGGACCTATTATCGGCAGATAAAATGGAATCCTTTAGGGCGGAAAATTGTTTTTGTAATTCAAAACCGGATTTATAGTCGCCCATTTCTGCATAAATCAACGATAGCATTTCATAGCTTTCCATGATCGGATTTCGTTGGTTGAACTTTTTCGAAAGTTGAATGGTTTCTTCCAACAAGGCAATGGCCTTTTTATAGTTTTTTTCTTTCCAAAAGGCTTGAGCCAGGCTTTCTTTACCTAAAATCACTACTATGGAGAAATCCTGGGTTGAAGCGATTTTTCCACCCTCTTCAATCATGGCTTTCCCCTTTTGTAACTGTCCACTTTCAACCAATGAATTCCCCACTTTAATAAGCATATCAGCAATCCCATTGGAATCACGGTTTGAACGATAAATAGCCAATGCTTTTTCATAATATTCGATGGATTCCTTAAACCGGTCTTGGTAATATGCCATAAAACCAAGATTGTTATAAGCTATAGCAATGATGAAATTATCCTCCTTGTCTATTTTATTACTGATTCCAATGGTTTTAAGCAAGTATTTCCGGCTTTCTTCTGTTTGATCCATCATTGAAAAAACCTCAGCGATATTATTGTAGGTTGCCCCCATCCCATAGTAATTGGATTCGGCCTGGTAGCGTTTCAAAGCCTGGTAATAATCATTGATTGCTCCTTTCAGGTTGTTTCGAATTCGTTTCAAGGTAGCCATGTTGTTCAAAACAGAGGCCATCATTTGGTTGCTATTTTCAGTCTGAGCAATTTGAAAAGCCTTTTTATAACAAGCTTCAGCTTCATCCAACTTGTAATGATTTTTAAACACCACCCCTCTTTCATTTAAGGCCAAACAATAGCCCAATTGGTCTTTACAAGCCAAGGCAAGCTCCTCAGCTTGCCTAAGATAGGCAAAAGCCTTGGTACTGTCATTACTGCGGTATTGCCAAGCCAAGGCATTCAGGGCCTCTACCTTCACGGTATCTATTTTCGTTCGTGCAATAAGCTTTTGCAGGCTATCTACCACCTCCGGATTTTGAGAAAAACCAGAAATCGAAAAAAGCAGAAGAAAAAGTGGAATGGATAAAACGGTAGTTAATTTCATGTCAGGCAAATATATTGGGTTTCTCTTTACTTTTTTTTCTAAGAAGTTTAAAAGAATCTTTACTTTTTCTTGTGTGGTTATTTGGATTTCAATACATTTGATTCCTTTTTAATTTTTGATAAAACCAATGAAAAAACTGTTACTAAGTCTTTCCACCTTTTTACTTTGTTATCAGCTTGCAAGCGCGCAAGCACCCAATGCCCTTAATTACCAAGCGGTAGCCCGTGACAATGCGGGACAAATAATTGCCAACCAAAATGTTAGCATTCGTTTTAGCATTTTAGATGGAAGTCCAACCGGTTCCATTCTTTTTTCAGAAACAC is from Bacteroidia bacterium and encodes:
- a CDS encoding sensor histidine kinase; translation: MKLTTVLSIPLFLLLFSISGFSQNPEVVDSLQKLIARTKIDTVKVEALNALAWQYRSNDSTKAFAYLRQAEELALACKDQLGYCLALNERGVVFKNHYKLDEAEACYKKAFQIAQTENSNQMMASVLNNMATLKRIRNNLKGAINDYYQALKRYQAESNYYGMGATYNNIAEVFSMMDQTEESRKYLLKTIGISNKIDKEDNFIIAIAYNNLGFMAYYQDRFKESIEYYEKALAIYRSNRDSNGIADMLIKVGNSLVESGQLQKGKAMIEEGGKIASTQDFSIVVILGKESLAQAFWKEKNYKKAIALLEETIQLSKKFNQRNPIMESYEMLSLIYAEMGDYKSGFELQKQFSALKDSILSADNRSTLAEMEVKYQTEKKELENVKLKEQTATQELKLVQKNGVIAVVFGLLIILALVFSLVYIRNKSKQKSIMDAEILKLQEQKNRAIIEAEEKERIRIAKDLHDGVGQMVSALKLQLSSLETGVNFKSQEEQERFTGMIGLVDETVKEVRSVSHSMMPNALIRSGLNSAVREFVQRISSTDKLKVDLEIVGLNERLEQTTETILFRVLQEIVSNIVKHAEANHVTIQLIRHDNEITLMVEDNGKGFDTSKIQDFEGIGLRNLYSRVEFLQGSIHFDSSLGRGTTVTVDIPLK